Proteins encoded within one genomic window of Streptomyces profundus:
- a CDS encoding Ku protein — protein MRTIWKGSISFGLVTIPIKVVGATENHSVSFRQVHIADEGRIRYRKVCELDGEELAGDQIGKAYQASDGTLVQISDDDLDAMPLPTARTVEILGFVPVGSIDPFQLDRSYYLTPDSGAAKPYVLLREALRRSGQGAIAKLAMRGRETLALVRTREDEEVLGMHTLLWPDEIRSAQGLAPTEQVTVRDAELDMADTLMDTLGEVDMSELRDEYRAAVETLVNAKLEGVEPPSLGAEAAGGGRVVDLMAALEDSVRDARASRGEDEGADEGEDATVTDIGGRGGTRKATGRQAARKSTGTKGATKKGAAKKSTGTKSTAKKGAAKKGSGTKSTGKKSAAKKSTAKKSAASRKRAS, from the coding sequence GTGCGAACTATCTGGAAAGGGTCCATCTCCTTCGGGCTGGTCACCATCCCCATCAAGGTCGTGGGCGCGACCGAGAACCACTCGGTCTCGTTCCGCCAGGTGCACATCGCCGACGAGGGCCGGATCCGCTACCGCAAGGTGTGCGAGCTGGACGGCGAGGAGCTCGCCGGCGACCAGATCGGCAAGGCGTACCAGGCGTCCGACGGCACCCTGGTGCAGATCAGCGACGACGATCTGGACGCGATGCCGCTGCCCACCGCGCGGACCGTGGAGATCCTGGGCTTTGTCCCCGTCGGCAGCATCGACCCCTTCCAGCTGGACCGCTCCTACTATCTGACCCCCGACAGCGGCGCGGCCAAACCGTATGTGCTGCTGCGCGAGGCGCTGCGGCGCTCGGGCCAGGGCGCCATCGCCAAGCTGGCGATGCGCGGCCGGGAGACGCTCGCGCTGGTCCGCACCCGGGAGGACGAGGAGGTGCTGGGCATGCACACCCTGCTCTGGCCGGACGAGATCCGCTCGGCCCAGGGGCTGGCCCCCACCGAGCAGGTGACCGTGCGGGACGCCGAGCTGGACATGGCCGACACCCTGATGGACACCCTGGGCGAGGTGGACATGTCCGAGCTGCGGGACGAGTACCGGGCCGCCGTGGAGACGCTGGTCAACGCCAAGCTGGAGGGCGTGGAACCGCCGAGCCTCGGAGCTGAGGCCGCCGGCGGCGGCCGGGTGGTGGACCTGATGGCGGCCCTGGAGGACAGCGTCCGCGACGCCCGCGCCTCCCGTGGCGAGGACGAGGGCGCCGACGAGGGCGAGGACGCCACGGTCACCGACATCGGCGGTCGGGGCGGCACCAGGAAGGCCACCGGCCGGCAGGCCGCCAGGAAGAGCACCGGAACGAAGGGTGCCACCAAGAAGGGCGCGGCCAAGAAGAGCACCGGAACGAAGTCCACCGCCAAGAAGGGCGCGGCCAAGAAGGGCAGCGGAACGAAGAGCACGGGCAAGAAGAGCGCGGCGAAGAAGAGCACGGCCAAGAAGTCCGCCGCCTCACGCAAGCGCGCCTCCTGA
- a CDS encoding xyloglucanase, producing MVGGLLGGLATANASDATGPEHGGDAEPTLAASYTWDNVQIGGGGFVPSIVFNRSEPDLFYARTDIGGAYRWNEADQSWIPLLDHVGWDDWGYTGVASLATDPVDPDRVYAAVGTYTNDWDPANGAILRSSDRGETWETSELPFKLGGNMPGRGMGERLAVDPHDNDVLYLGAPSGEGLWRSTDAGVTWSEVGSFPNPGDYVLNPDDPWGYEDDVIGVTWVTFDLRSGSAGSATPTLYAGVADLAESVYRSTDAGATWEPVPGQPVGFLPHKGVLDEATGDLYVATSDNSGPYAGEDGEVWRLDTAEGTWTDISPVPAGDDRYFGFSGLTVDRQSPGTLMVTGYSSWWPDTQLFRSTDGGDSWTRAWEFGNYPERDNRYTIDISAVPWLDFNGNPTPPEEVPKLGWMTEGMEIDPFDSDRLLYGTGATIFGTTDLTNWDSDTGFTLRPVVKGLEETAVLDLAAPPGAVELLSGLGDIGGFRHDDITAVPESMYASPGFGTTTSLDFAELNPNTVVRVGHHVGEGTDPTIGFSTDGGANWFPGTAPEGATGGTVAAAADGASFVWSPESGPVLRSAGFGQGWTEAEGIPAGARVEADRVDPEVFYGFLEGTFYVSVDGGLSFAPGATDGLPAEADVRFTAVPGARGDIWLAGEGLWRSTDAGATFTEVDGIAANTLGLGAPAPDADYPTLYSSGVVDGTRGVFRSTDAGASWTRINDDEHQWAYTGDAIAGDPDVFGRVYVGTNGRGVIVGDSAD from the coding sequence ATGGTAGGCGGTCTGCTCGGCGGCCTGGCCACGGCCAACGCGAGCGACGCGACCGGCCCGGAGCACGGCGGCGACGCCGAGCCGACGCTCGCCGCGAGCTACACCTGGGACAACGTCCAGATCGGCGGTGGCGGTTTCGTACCGAGCATCGTCTTCAACCGGTCCGAACCAGACCTCTTCTACGCCCGTACGGACATCGGTGGCGCCTACCGGTGGAACGAGGCCGACCAGTCCTGGATTCCGCTGCTCGACCACGTCGGTTGGGACGACTGGGGCTACACCGGCGTCGCCTCGCTGGCCACCGACCCGGTCGACCCGGACCGGGTCTACGCCGCCGTGGGCACCTACACCAACGACTGGGACCCGGCCAACGGCGCGATCCTGCGCTCCTCGGACCGGGGCGAGACCTGGGAGACCAGCGAGCTGCCCTTCAAGCTCGGCGGCAACATGCCGGGCCGCGGCATGGGCGAGCGCCTGGCGGTCGACCCGCACGACAACGACGTGCTCTACCTGGGGGCGCCGAGCGGCGAGGGCCTGTGGCGCTCCACGGACGCCGGGGTCACCTGGAGCGAGGTCGGCTCCTTCCCCAACCCCGGTGACTACGTGCTCAATCCGGACGACCCCTGGGGCTACGAGGACGACGTCATCGGCGTCACCTGGGTGACGTTCGACCTGCGCTCCGGCAGCGCTGGCAGCGCCACGCCCACCCTCTACGCCGGGGTCGCCGACCTGGCGGAGAGCGTCTACCGCTCCACCGACGCCGGCGCCACCTGGGAGCCGGTGCCGGGGCAGCCGGTCGGATTCCTGCCGCACAAGGGGGTGTTGGACGAGGCAACCGGCGATCTGTACGTCGCCACCAGCGACAACTCCGGCCCCTACGCCGGCGAGGACGGCGAGGTCTGGCGCCTCGACACCGCCGAGGGCACCTGGACGGACATCTCCCCCGTGCCGGCCGGCGACGACCGGTACTTCGGCTTCAGCGGGCTGACCGTCGACCGGCAGAGTCCGGGCACGCTGATGGTCACCGGCTACAGCTCCTGGTGGCCCGACACCCAGCTGTTCCGCTCGACGGACGGCGGCGACAGCTGGACCAGGGCGTGGGAGTTCGGCAACTACCCGGAGCGGGACAACCGCTACACCATCGACATCTCCGCCGTGCCCTGGCTGGACTTCAACGGGAACCCGACGCCGCCCGAGGAGGTCCCCAAGCTGGGCTGGATGACGGAGGGCATGGAGATCGACCCGTTCGACTCCGACCGGCTGCTCTACGGCACCGGCGCGACCATCTTCGGCACCACCGACCTGACCAACTGGGACAGCGACACCGGATTCACCCTCCGGCCCGTGGTCAAGGGCCTTGAGGAGACCGCCGTGTTGGATCTGGCCGCGCCGCCGGGCGCGGTGGAGCTGCTCAGCGGCCTCGGGGACATCGGCGGCTTCCGCCACGACGACATCACCGCGGTGCCCGAGTCGATGTACGCCTCGCCCGGCTTCGGCACCACCACCAGCCTCGACTTCGCCGAGCTGAACCCGAACACCGTGGTCAGGGTCGGCCACCACGTGGGCGAGGGCACCGATCCGACGATCGGGTTCTCGACCGACGGCGGCGCCAACTGGTTCCCCGGCACCGCCCCCGAGGGCGCGACCGGTGGCACGGTCGCGGCGGCGGCCGACGGCGCCTCGTTCGTGTGGAGCCCGGAGAGCGGCCCTGTGCTCCGCAGCGCGGGCTTCGGCCAGGGCTGGACGGAGGCCGAAGGCATCCCGGCCGGCGCCAGGGTGGAGGCCGACCGGGTGGACCCGGAGGTCTTCTACGGCTTCCTGGAAGGCACCTTCTATGTGAGCGTCGACGGCGGCCTGAGCTTCGCCCCCGGCGCGACGGACGGGCTGCCGGCCGAGGCGGACGTCCGCTTCACCGCCGTCCCCGGCGCGCGTGGCGACATCTGGCTGGCCGGCGAGGGCCTGTGGCGCTCCACGGACGCCGGCGCCACGTTCACCGAGGTGGACGGGATCGCGGCGAACACCCTCGGCCTCGGCGCCCCGGCGCCGGACGCCGACTACCCGACGCTCTACAGCAGCGGGGTGGTGGACGGGACGCGCGGCGTCTTCCGCTCGACCGACGCGGGCGCCTCCTGGACCCGGATCAACGACGACGAGCACCAGTGGGCCTATACGGGCGACGCCATCGCCGGCGACCCCGACGTCTTCGGACGGGTCTATGTCGGGACCAACGGCCGGGGCGTGATCGTCGGCGACTCCGCCGACTGA
- the pheT gene encoding phenylalanine--tRNA ligase subunit beta — MRVPLSWLREYVELPTEVTGREVATRLISAGLEVELVERLGADLTGPLVVGQVLAIEELTEFKKPIRYCQVDVGEANGTGQPQNIICGASNFAVGDKVVVVLPGAVLPGGFEISARKTYGHVSEGMICSVRELGIGEDHAGILVLSPEHEVGTDAVALLQLVDEVLDIAVTTDRGYCLSMRGIARETATAFGLPLLDPALLDVPGANGDGPQVRIEDAAACDRFVARTVTGVRPEARSPIWMRRRLQKAGVRPISLPVDITNYVMLEIGQPLHAYDHSRLDGAIVVRRAGVGEKLTTLDGVQRALHPEDLVIADGSGPIGLAGVMGGAHTEIADAPVDPSPLGASGTTEIVVEAAHFDAVTIARAARRHRLSSEASRRFERGVDPGAADAAAQRAVDLLVLLAGGTAGAGVTDEGTPVPPATVEIRADHPDRVAGVAYGREVVVRRLQEVGCAVTGSDTLTVTAPSWRHDLTDPNDLAEEVLRLEGYESLPSTLPRPPAGRGLTEGQRLRRRVGRALAGQGYVETLNYPFVGAAALDALGLPGDDPRRRAVRLANPLSDEEPWLRTTLLPGLLETLRRNHGRGSQDLALFETGLVFRPTGRETAGVRPPVTRRPTDEEIAALNASLPPQPRRVAVVLAGAREPAGWWGAGRPAEWADAIEAARTVAAEAGVELTVQRDQHAPWHPGRCAALRLAGERTLVGHAGELHPRVVKALGLPERACAMELDLDLLHRAGGEAVTGPTISSFPVATQDVALVVDNAVPAHEVEAALRAGAGELLESVRLFDVFAGEQLGAGRKSLAYALRFRAQDRTLTADEASAAREAAVATAVSRTGASPRGA, encoded by the coding sequence ATGCGCGTTCCCCTTTCCTGGCTCCGGGAGTACGTGGAGCTGCCCACCGAGGTCACCGGGCGCGAGGTCGCCACCCGCCTCATCTCGGCGGGTCTTGAGGTGGAGCTGGTCGAGCGTCTCGGCGCCGACCTCACCGGGCCGCTGGTGGTCGGACAGGTGCTGGCCATCGAGGAGTTGACCGAGTTCAAGAAGCCGATCCGCTACTGCCAGGTGGATGTGGGCGAGGCCAACGGCACCGGGCAGCCGCAGAACATCATCTGCGGCGCGTCCAACTTCGCCGTCGGCGACAAGGTCGTCGTGGTGCTGCCGGGCGCGGTGCTGCCCGGCGGGTTCGAGATCTCCGCCCGCAAGACCTACGGGCATGTCTCCGAGGGCATGATCTGCTCGGTGCGCGAGCTGGGCATCGGTGAGGACCACGCCGGCATCCTGGTGCTGTCGCCCGAGCACGAGGTCGGCACCGACGCCGTCGCGCTGCTGCAACTCGTCGACGAGGTCCTGGACATCGCGGTCACCACCGACCGCGGCTACTGCCTGTCGATGCGCGGCATCGCCCGTGAGACGGCCACCGCGTTCGGGCTGCCGCTGCTCGACCCGGCGCTGCTCGACGTGCCCGGGGCGAACGGCGACGGACCTCAGGTGCGGATCGAGGACGCGGCGGCCTGCGACCGCTTCGTCGCCCGCACGGTGACCGGGGTCAGGCCCGAGGCGCGCTCCCCGATCTGGATGCGGCGCCGGCTCCAGAAGGCCGGGGTGCGGCCGATCTCGCTGCCCGTCGACATCACCAACTACGTGATGCTGGAGATCGGCCAGCCGCTGCACGCCTACGACCACAGCCGCCTCGACGGCGCCATCGTGGTCCGCAGGGCCGGCGTGGGGGAGAAGCTCACCACGCTGGACGGCGTCCAGCGCGCGCTGCACCCGGAGGATCTGGTGATCGCCGACGGCAGCGGCCCGATCGGTCTTGCCGGGGTGATGGGCGGCGCGCACACCGAGATCGCCGACGCCCCCGTCGACCCGTCGCCGCTCGGCGCCTCCGGCACCACGGAGATCGTCGTCGAGGCGGCGCACTTCGACGCGGTCACCATCGCCAGGGCCGCCCGCCGGCACCGGCTGAGCAGCGAGGCGTCCCGCCGGTTCGAGCGCGGCGTCGATCCGGGGGCGGCCGACGCCGCCGCCCAACGCGCCGTGGATCTCCTGGTGTTGCTGGCCGGCGGCACGGCAGGCGCCGGGGTCACCGACGAGGGCACGCCCGTTCCGCCGGCGACCGTCGAGATCCGGGCCGACCACCCGGACCGGGTGGCCGGCGTCGCCTACGGCCGGGAGGTCGTGGTGCGCCGCCTCCAGGAGGTCGGCTGCGCGGTGACGGGCAGCGACACGCTGACGGTGACCGCGCCCAGCTGGCGCCACGATCTGACCGACCCCAACGACCTGGCCGAGGAGGTGCTGCGGCTTGAGGGCTATGAGTCGCTGCCCTCCACGCTGCCCCGGCCGCCGGCCGGGCGCGGGCTCACCGAGGGCCAGCGGCTGCGCCGCCGGGTCGGCCGGGCGCTGGCAGGACAGGGCTATGTGGAGACGCTGAACTACCCGTTCGTCGGGGCCGCGGCGCTGGACGCGCTGGGCCTGCCGGGGGACGACCCCAGGCGGCGGGCGGTGCGGCTGGCCAACCCGCTCTCCGACGAGGAGCCCTGGCTGCGCACCACGCTGCTGCCGGGACTGCTGGAGACCCTGCGCCGCAACCACGGGCGGGGCAGCCAGGATCTGGCGCTCTTCGAGACGGGCCTGGTGTTCCGGCCGACCGGCCGGGAGACGGCCGGGGTCAGGCCGCCGGTCACCCGCCGTCCCACCGACGAGGAGATCGCCGCGCTCAACGCCTCGCTGCCGCCGCAGCCGCGTCGGGTCGCCGTGGTGCTCGCTGGCGCCCGGGAGCCGGCCGGCTGGTGGGGCGCGGGCCGCCCCGCCGAGTGGGCGGACGCGATCGAGGCCGCGCGGACGGTCGCGGCCGAGGCGGGGGTGGAGCTGACCGTCCAACGCGACCAGCACGCCCCCTGGCACCCGGGGCGCTGCGCCGCGCTGCGGCTGGCCGGCGAGCGCACGCTGGTGGGCCACGCGGGCGAGCTGCACCCCAGGGTGGTCAAGGCCCTGGGCCTGCCGGAGCGCGCCTGCGCGATGGAGCTGGACCTCGACCTGCTGCACCGCGCCGGCGGCGAGGCGGTCACCGGTCCGACGATCTCCTCGTTCCCGGTGGCCACCCAGGATGTGGCGCTGGTGGTGGACAACGCGGTGCCCGCCCACGAGGTGGAGGCGGCGCTGCGCGCCGGCGCCGGCGAACTGCTGGAGTCCGTCCGGCTGTTCGACGTGTTCGCCGGCGAGCAGCTGGGCGCGGGGCGCAAGTCGCTGGCCTACGCGCTGCGGTTCCGGGCCCAGGACCGGACGCTCACCGCGGACGAGGCCAGCGCGGCCAGGGAGGCCGCGGTCGCCACGGCCGTCTCCCGCACCGGCGCCTCGCCGCGCGGCGCGTAG
- a CDS encoding NAD-dependent epimerase/dehydratase family protein, with protein sequence MAEGVQRIDPRGPEAVAAAPKEVDAVVHLGGAPDEAPLPELLDANVRATHNVLEGVRRVVLASSNRVSGFYPVAVEALGRLYADKFGLSVVCLRIRSFEDAPSERRHLSTG encoded by the coding sequence GTGGCAGAAGGCGTTCAACGGATTGATCCGCGTGGCCCTGAAGCGGTGGCTGCCGCCCCGAAGGAAGTGGACGCGGTGGTGCATCTGGGTGGGGCGCCTGACGAGGCGCCCTTGCCTGAGCTGCTGGACGCGAATGTCCGGGCGACCCACAACGTGTTGGAGGGGGTGCGGCGGGTCGTGCTGGCCAGCAGCAATCGTGTGAGCGGCTTCTATCCGGTCGCGGTGGAGGCGCTCGGGCGCCTGTACGCGGACAAGTTCGGCCTGTCGGTGGTGTGCCTGCGGATCCGGAGCTTTGAGGACGCGCCGAGCGAACGACGACATCTGTCCACTGGTTGA
- a CDS encoding low temperature requirement protein A, with translation MSVNYLWHRRMTARDTGERHRTATPLELFFDLCFVVAVAQVAGELHEYLATGRSFTAVTSFLTVFFAVWWAWMGFTWFSSAYDPDDVLFRLAALLTITGALVLAAGVRLAFEDHDFVVVVVGYSVMRLAMISLWLRAMLAGAAPRSVALRFAGGLAGAQCLWCVWLLLPEIWQRWTFAPLAMLDLAVPLFAERGHRTSWHPHHIAERYGLFTMIVLGESVMSATSAVRRAVDVEYAGDDLYLLAGGALLTVFAMWWMYFATPAGEFLESSRQAFLWGYGHFLIFGAAAAVGAGLALNIDALTDEAELAPITAAASVTLPVAVYLVAVWALHLRPHHRTGWAPYLFPGGAVLVLLATFVPMPVVAVGLISGALVTVGVVRERGAERRSGGALA, from the coding sequence ATGTCCGTGAACTACCTGTGGCACCGCCGGATGACGGCGCGGGACACCGGGGAGCGGCACCGCACGGCCACCCCGCTGGAGCTCTTCTTCGACCTCTGCTTCGTGGTCGCCGTGGCGCAGGTCGCCGGCGAGTTGCACGAGTACCTGGCCACGGGGCGGTCGTTCACAGCGGTGACCAGCTTTCTCACCGTCTTCTTCGCGGTGTGGTGGGCCTGGATGGGGTTCACCTGGTTCTCGTCGGCCTACGATCCGGACGATGTGCTCTTCCGCCTGGCCGCGCTGCTGACCATCACCGGCGCGCTGGTGCTGGCCGCCGGTGTGCGGCTGGCCTTCGAGGACCACGACTTCGTGGTCGTGGTCGTCGGCTACTCCGTGATGCGGCTGGCCATGATCAGCCTGTGGCTGCGGGCCATGCTCGCCGGGGCCGCGCCCCGGTCGGTGGCCCTGCGGTTCGCCGGCGGCCTGGCCGGGGCGCAGTGCCTGTGGTGCGTCTGGCTGCTGCTGCCCGAGATCTGGCAGCGCTGGACGTTCGCGCCGCTCGCGATGCTGGACCTGGCCGTTCCGCTGTTCGCCGAGCGGGGCCATCGCACCAGCTGGCATCCGCACCACATCGCCGAGCGGTACGGGCTGTTCACCATGATCGTGCTCGGCGAGTCGGTGATGTCGGCGACATCGGCCGTCCGCCGGGCGGTCGACGTGGAGTACGCGGGCGACGACCTCTATCTGCTCGCCGGGGGCGCGCTGTTGACGGTGTTCGCCATGTGGTGGATGTACTTCGCGACGCCGGCCGGCGAGTTCCTGGAGTCCAGCCGGCAGGCCTTCCTCTGGGGCTACGGCCACTTCCTGATCTTCGGCGCGGCGGCGGCGGTCGGCGCCGGTCTCGCGCTCAACATCGACGCGCTGACCGACGAGGCGGAGCTGGCCCCGATCACCGCCGCCGCCTCGGTGACGCTGCCGGTGGCCGTCTATCTGGTCGCGGTCTGGGCCCTGCACCTGCGGCCCCACCACCGGACCGGGTGGGCTCCCTACCTCTTCCCCGGCGGCGCGGTCCTGGTGCTGCTCGCCACGTTCGTGCCGATGCCGGTGGTGGCCGTCGGGCTGATCAGCGGCGCCCTGGTCACCGTCGGGGTGGTCAGGGAACGCGGCGCCGAACGGCGGTCAGGAGGCGCGCTTGCGTGA
- a CDS encoding glycoside hydrolase family 10 protein, which produces MGRKGRISRRSFALVAMGTMAGALTPAQAGAAERVPPSAPDARPAGGGAAPLADELRGMWIASVSNIDWPASPGQSAEAARADLLELLDVAVGWELNTVFFQVRPTADAFWPSPHEPWSEWLTGTQGQDPGWDPLAFAVEEAHARGLALHAWFNPYRVATHTDRSRLTADHPARRNSDWAVAYGGRLYYNPGLPEVRAFVQDAMLDAVAGYDIDGVHWDDYFYPYPVAGESFDDADAFREHGGDFDDLGDWRRHNIDLLVREMRERVAEAKPDIPFGVSPFAVWRNRSTDPLGSDTRGGVQTYDDLYADVRTWVKEGWIDYVIPQVYWHIGNEAADYAVLAAWWSDVADGTGVALYLGEAAYKVGDPAQPAAWQDPAELSRHLTLCAEEHPQVGGHVFYSAKQVAADPLGAISRVYEDHYRAAAGG; this is translated from the coding sequence ATGGGTCGCAAGGGCCGGATCAGCCGCAGGAGCTTCGCGCTGGTCGCGATGGGCACGATGGCCGGCGCGTTGACGCCGGCCCAGGCCGGCGCCGCCGAGCGGGTCCCTCCCTCGGCTCCCGACGCGCGGCCGGCCGGCGGCGGTGCGGCGCCGCTCGCCGATGAGCTGCGCGGGATGTGGATCGCCTCGGTGAGCAACATCGACTGGCCGGCCAGCCCCGGGCAGTCCGCCGAAGCGGCCAGGGCGGATCTGCTGGAGCTGCTGGACGTGGCCGTCGGCTGGGAGTTGAACACGGTCTTCTTCCAGGTGCGGCCCACCGCCGACGCGTTCTGGCCCTCCCCGCACGAGCCCTGGTCCGAGTGGCTCACGGGCACCCAGGGGCAGGATCCCGGCTGGGACCCGCTGGCCTTCGCCGTCGAGGAGGCGCACGCGCGGGGCCTCGCGCTGCACGCCTGGTTCAACCCGTACCGCGTCGCCACCCACACCGACCGCTCCCGCCTCACCGCCGACCACCCGGCGCGGCGCAACAGCGACTGGGCCGTGGCCTACGGCGGCCGGCTCTACTACAACCCGGGCCTGCCCGAGGTCCGCGCCTTCGTCCAGGACGCGATGCTGGACGCGGTGGCCGGCTACGACATCGACGGCGTGCACTGGGACGACTACTTCTACCCCTACCCGGTGGCCGGCGAGTCCTTCGACGACGCGGACGCCTTCCGCGAACACGGCGGGGACTTCGACGATCTGGGGGACTGGCGCCGGCACAACATCGACCTGCTGGTGCGCGAGATGCGGGAGCGGGTGGCCGAGGCCAAGCCGGACATCCCGTTCGGCGTCAGCCCGTTCGCCGTCTGGCGCAACCGCTCGACGGACCCGCTCGGCTCCGACACCAGGGGCGGCGTCCAGACCTATGACGACCTCTACGCGGACGTCCGCACGTGGGTCAAGGAGGGCTGGATCGACTATGTGATCCCCCAGGTGTACTGGCATATCGGCAACGAGGCGGCGGACTACGCGGTGCTCGCCGCGTGGTGGTCCGACGTCGCGGACGGCACGGGCGTGGCGCTGTACCTCGGCGAGGCGGCCTACAAGGTCGGGGATCCGGCGCAGCCGGCGGCCTGGCAGGACCCGGCGGAGCTGTCCCGCCATCTCACGCTCTGCGCGGAGGAGCATCCGCAGGTGGGCGGGCATGTCTTCTACTCGGCCAAGCAGGTTGCGGCGGACCCGCTGGGGGCGATCAGCCGCGTCTACGAGGACCACTACCGGGCTGCCGCCGGGGGCTGA
- a CDS encoding 3-hydroxybutyryl-CoA dehydrogenase, protein MTDIERVGVVGCGQMGAGIAEVCARAGLDVRVAETTGEALELGRTRLVNSLERAAERGKITVPERDAALERLTFTTDLGEFADRDLVIEAVVENEQVKTEIFQVLDQVVTREDAILASNTSAIPLVNLAVATGRPAQVLGVHFFNPAQVQRLVELIPALTTSEATVKRAEALVTGVLGKHAIRAQDRSGFVVNALLIPYLLSAVRMFEAGAASRDDIDNGMELGCAHPQGPLKLADLIGLDTVSAIAESMYEELKEPLYAPPPLLLRMVAAGQLGRKSGAGFYSYPPRG, encoded by the coding sequence GTGACGGATATCGAACGCGTTGGGGTGGTGGGCTGCGGCCAGATGGGAGCCGGCATCGCCGAGGTGTGCGCCCGCGCCGGTCTCGACGTGCGGGTCGCCGAGACCACGGGCGAGGCGCTGGAGCTCGGGCGCACCCGGCTGGTCAACTCGCTGGAGCGGGCCGCCGAGCGCGGCAAGATCACGGTGCCCGAGCGGGACGCCGCGCTGGAGCGGCTCACCTTCACCACCGATCTGGGCGAGTTCGCCGACCGCGATCTGGTGATCGAGGCGGTGGTGGAGAACGAGCAGGTGAAGACGGAGATCTTCCAGGTGCTCGACCAGGTGGTGACGCGGGAGGACGCCATCCTCGCCTCCAACACCTCGGCGATTCCGCTGGTCAACCTGGCGGTGGCCACCGGCCGGCCGGCGCAGGTACTGGGGGTGCACTTCTTCAACCCGGCGCAGGTGCAGCGGCTGGTGGAGCTGATCCCGGCGCTGACCACCAGCGAGGCCACCGTCAAGCGGGCCGAGGCGCTGGTCACCGGCGTGCTGGGCAAGCACGCCATCCGCGCGCAGGACCGCTCCGGGTTCGTGGTGAACGCGCTGCTGATCCCCTATCTGCTCTCCGCCGTGCGGATGTTCGAGGCGGGCGCCGCGAGCAGGGACGACATCGACAACGGGATGGAGCTGGGCTGCGCGCACCCGCAGGGCCCGCTCAAGCTCGCCGATCTGATCGGTCTCGACACCGTGTCGGCCATCGCCGAGTCGATGTACGAGGAGCTGAAGGAGCCGCTCTACGCCCCGCCGCCGCTGTTGCTGCGGATGGTGGCCGCCGGCCAGCTGGGGCGGAAGTCCGGCGCCGGCTTCTACTCGTACCCGCCCCGGGGCTGA
- the ligD gene encoding non-homologous end-joining DNA ligase — protein MPVVTVEGRRLTLSNLDKALYDDGTTKGELLHYYASHGALLLPHLVDRPLSLLRYPDGHTGQRFFTKNVPPGTPDWVMTGEVPRSGGGSMRQLVVADLPSLVWAANLVVEFHTPQWTLTDPGVADRLVLDLDPGDPATVVDCCRVALWLRERLTSDGLTVHPKTSGSKGLHLLCPLEPVDSADASAYAKRLATEAARALPELAVAVMAKRLRPGKVFIDHSQNAARKTTATPYTLRARPLPTVSAPVTWDEIAACARPEDLEITLADLPDRLAEHGDLLAPLAEHADAAPLPEPE, from the coding sequence ATGCCCGTGGTCACCGTCGAGGGCCGTCGTCTGACGCTCTCCAACCTGGACAAGGCGCTCTATGACGACGGCACCACCAAGGGCGAGCTGCTGCACTACTACGCCTCGCACGGCGCGCTGCTGCTGCCGCACCTGGTGGATCGCCCGCTGAGCCTGCTGCGCTACCCGGACGGGCACACCGGGCAGCGGTTCTTCACCAAGAACGTGCCGCCCGGCACGCCCGACTGGGTGATGACGGGCGAGGTCCCCAGGTCCGGCGGCGGCAGCATGCGGCAGCTGGTGGTGGCCGATCTGCCGTCGCTGGTCTGGGCGGCCAACCTGGTGGTGGAGTTCCACACCCCCCAGTGGACGCTGACCGATCCCGGCGTGGCCGACCGGCTGGTCCTCGACCTGGACCCAGGGGACCCGGCGACCGTGGTGGACTGCTGCCGGGTGGCGCTCTGGCTGCGCGAACGGCTCACCAGCGACGGGCTGACCGTCCACCCCAAGACGTCGGGCTCCAAGGGCCTGCACCTGCTCTGCCCGCTGGAGCCCGTCGACTCGGCGGACGCCTCCGCCTACGCCAAGCGGCTGGCCACCGAGGCGGCCCGGGCGCTGCCCGAGCTGGCCGTCGCCGTGATGGCCAAGCGGCTCCGCCCCGGCAAGGTGTTCATCGACCACAGCCAGAACGCCGCCCGCAAGACCACCGCCACCCCCTACACGCTGCGCGCCAGGCCGCTGCCCACCGTCTCAGCGCCGGTCACCTGGGACGAGATCGCCGCCTGCGCGCGTCCGGAGGACCTGGAGATCACGCTGGCCGACCTGCCCGACCGGCTGGCCGAGCACGGTGACCTCCTCGCCCCCCTGGCCGAGCACGCGGACGCGGCGCCCCTTCCCGAGCCCGAGTGA